The Neorhodopirellula lusitana sequence TCTTGACGTATTCGCCCTGGTAGCGAACGCCCTTGCCCTTGTAAGGCTCTGGCTTACGCAGCGAACGAATTTCCGCTGCGAACTGTCCAACCATTTGCTTGTCACAACCCTGAACAACCACGTGGGTTTGATCGGGGCAGGTCACCGTCAATTCCTTTGGAATCTTACGGTGCAGTTCATTAGCAAATCCAACACGAAGCTGAAGCGTGTCACCGTTGATCGCCGCAAGGTAACCCACACCCACGATTTCCAGCTTCTTCTCATAACCGTCAGTGACACCGACAATCATGTTGGCAAGCACGGCACGAGTCAAACCATGAAATTCACGGCATGTACGAGTATCGCCATCGCGTGTCACCTGAGCTTCCTTGCCGTCTTCGCTGATTTCAACGCTGACTTCAGGACGGTGTGTAAACGACAACTTGCCTTTGGGGCCTTCCACATCGATCGTGCGGTCGTTCAACGACACAGTCACGCCGG is a genomic window containing:
- the rplF gene encoding 50S ribosomal protein L6 produces the protein MSRIGKKPVAIPAGVTVSLNDRTIDVEGPKGKLSFTHRPEVSVEISEDGKEAQVTRDGDTRTCREFHGLTRAVLANMIVGVTDGYEKKLEIVGVGYLAAINGDTLQLRVGFANELHRKIPKELTVTCPDQTHVVVQGCDKQMVGQFAAEIRSLRKPEPYKGKGVRYQGEYVKIKPGKSATK